In one window of Bemisia tabaci chromosome 6, PGI_BMITA_v3 DNA:
- the LOC109042015 gene encoding uncharacterized protein isoform X2, producing MQSQTVQHITECFVKPQYVTEESKQPYYLMPLELCMLSWHYIQEGLLFETPQVVNRADFMNDLLDRLKYSLSLTLVQYYPLAGRLVTKKQENDSSYLIFVDCVNSPGAKFIHAKIDMTASDILSARYEPLIVRSFFDHKTSVSYDGCTKPLVSIQVTKLNDGVFIGCSMNHAIADGVVFWRFWNTLSEIFQTDEKDKQNERPPVNLKRWSSEERGPLVDFPITFQDGFVTNIDVPEGISLRKFHFSEDSVAKLKAKANSECNTTVISSFQSLIAHLWRSITKARRLPSDQIVSCNPAVNIRPRMIPPLPADCFGCMAGAATARTTAGELLEKSLGWAAWQLHQAIVSYTDTSVREFTDEWLRTPSIVDITKLFAPNEMNIGGSSWFDVYGNEFGMGKALTILSGGWLKFEGNGSIETYPGREGGRSVEFGVCLAASDMAALESDEEFMAFVS from the coding sequence ATGCAATCTCAAACCGTTCAGCACATTACGGAGTGTTTTGTAAAACCACAGTATGTCACGGAGGAGTCAAAGCAACCGTACTATCTAATGCCCCTCGAATTATGTATGCTGTCTTGGCACTACATCCAAGAGGGCCTTCTCTTTGAAACACCGCAAGTGGTTAACCGGGCAGACTTCATGAACGATCTCTTAGATAGACTCAAGTATTCTCTTTCCCTCACTCTCGTTCAGTACTATCCGCTTGCTGGCCGCCTAGTGacgaaaaaacaagaaaatgactCTTCCTACTTAATCTTCGTCGATTGCGTCAACAGTCCCGGCGCAAAATTCATTCACGCAAAAATCGACATGACAGCATCCGATATTCTTTCCGCGCGATATGAACCATTGATCGTTCGATCATTCTTCGATCATAAGACATCCGTCAGTTATGATGGTTGCACAAAACCTCTAGTTTCCATCCAAGTCACCAAATTAAATGATGGAGTCTTCATCGGATGCTCAATGAACCACGCCATTGCGGATGGAGTCGTGTTTTGGCGGTTCTGGAACACACTGTCTGAGATATTCCAAACGGACGAAAAAGATAAGCAAAATGAACGTCCTCCCGTAAACCTGAAACGGTGGTCCTCAGAGGAACGCGGTCCTTTGGTTGACTTCCCTATCACCTTTCAAGATGGGTTCGTCACCAACATCGATGTGCCCGAGGGTATTTCATTAAGGAAATTCCACTTCTCGGAAGACTCGGTCGCGAAACTTAAAGCGAAAGCAAATTCAGAATGCAATACCACCGTGATATCATCATTTCAATCCTTAATCGCGCATTTATGGAGATCCATAACGAAGGCAAGGCGCCTGCCTAGCGATCAGATAGTTTCATGTAACCCAGCTGTAAATATCAGACCCAGGATGATTCCTCCTTTACCTGCGGATTGTTTCGGATGCATGGCTGGAGCGGCCACTGCTCGAACCACAGCTGGCGAACTCCTCGAAAAAAGTCTCGGATGGGCGGCTTGGCAGCTACACCAAGCGATCGTGAGCTACACGGATACATCGGTGCGGGAATTTACGGATGAATGGCTTCGGACGCCATCTATCGTCGATATTACTAAATTATTCGCTCCTAATGAGATGAATATCGGTGGCTCGTCGTGGTTCGATGTGTATGGGAATGAGTTCGGGATGGGTAAAGCGCTGACGATCCTCAGCGGAGGTTGGCTCAAGTTTGAAGGGAACGGGAGTATTGAGACGTATCCAGGTCGTGAGGGCGGGCGAAGCGTGGAATTCGGGGTGTGCCTTGCAGCTTCGGATATGGCAGCGTTGGAATCTGACGAGGAGTTCATGGCTTTTGTTTCTTGA